In the genome of Hymenobacter cellulosivorans, one region contains:
- the gpmI gene encoding 2,3-bisphosphoglycerate-independent phosphoglycerate mutase, whose product MNKQVLLVILDGWGLAQNKEVSAIDKANTPFVDSLFQRFPHSKLQASGEAVGLPDGQMGNSEVGHMNIGAGRVVYQDLVRINKSIRERKLGSMPALEKAFEYARTTGRNLHYIGLLSDGGVHSHIEHLKALCTLAHDADVHKIFIHAFTDGRDTDPKGGVNYVNDLEQSLARSGAKIASVVGRYYAMDRDNRWERVKIAYDLMVNGKGTPSQNLIQSMLDSYKEGVTDEFLKPIVKVGADGLPLATIQEGDVVICFNFRTDRGREITQALTQQDFHAFNMHRLNLHYLTMTNYDATFVGVTPIFEKDNLENTLGAVLEANGKKQIRIAETEKYPHVTFFFSGGREVEFTGETRLMRASPKVATYDLQPEMSAFELRDALVPELQAKSADFVVLNFANPDMVGHTGVFEAAVKAVETVDTCTRDVVTAALESNYACIVIADHGNADMMINPDGTPNTAHTTNLVPCILADTDYQGTLTDGKLGDIAPTVLALMGLPQPADMTGVSLLQPTAAPTNA is encoded by the coding sequence ATGAATAAACAGGTATTGCTGGTGATTTTGGACGGGTGGGGTCTGGCACAGAACAAGGAAGTATCGGCTATCGACAAGGCCAATACTCCGTTTGTCGACTCACTGTTTCAACGATTTCCCCACAGTAAGCTTCAGGCCTCGGGCGAAGCCGTGGGGCTGCCCGACGGGCAGATGGGCAATTCGGAAGTCGGCCACATGAACATCGGAGCCGGCCGGGTCGTGTACCAGGATCTGGTGCGCATCAATAAGTCGATTCGGGAGCGGAAGCTAGGCTCGATGCCGGCGTTGGAAAAAGCCTTCGAATACGCCCGCACCACGGGCCGCAACCTGCATTATATCGGGCTGCTCTCGGATGGCGGGGTCCACTCCCACATTGAACACCTGAAAGCCCTGTGCACCCTGGCCCACGACGCTGACGTGCACAAGATATTTATTCACGCCTTCACCGATGGCCGCGACACCGACCCCAAGGGTGGCGTAAACTACGTGAATGACCTGGAGCAGAGCCTGGCCCGTAGCGGCGCCAAGATTGCCTCGGTCGTGGGGCGCTACTACGCCATGGACCGCGACAACCGCTGGGAACGGGTGAAAATAGCCTACGACCTGATGGTGAACGGCAAAGGCACGCCCTCGCAGAACCTGATTCAGAGCATGCTCGACTCCTATAAGGAAGGCGTGACGGATGAGTTCTTGAAGCCGATTGTGAAAGTTGGGGCTGACGGGCTGCCGCTGGCTACCATTCAGGAAGGCGACGTGGTTATTTGCTTCAACTTCCGCACCGACCGGGGCCGGGAAATCACGCAGGCCCTAACGCAGCAGGATTTCCACGCCTTCAACATGCACCGGCTGAACCTGCACTACCTGACCATGACCAACTACGACGCCACGTTTGTGGGCGTCACCCCGATTTTCGAGAAAGACAACCTCGAAAACACGTTGGGCGCGGTGCTGGAAGCCAACGGTAAAAAGCAGATCCGCATTGCCGAAACCGAGAAGTATCCGCACGTGACGTTCTTCTTCTCGGGCGGCCGGGAGGTGGAGTTCACCGGTGAAACCCGCCTGATGCGTGCCTCACCCAAAGTAGCCACCTACGATTTACAGCCCGAAATGAGTGCCTTCGAGCTGCGCGACGCCCTGGTGCCGGAGTTGCAGGCCAAATCGGCTGACTTTGTGGTGCTCAACTTCGCCAACCCTGACATGGTGGGCCACACTGGCGTATTTGAAGCCGCCGTAAAGGCCGTAGAAACCGTGGACACCTGCACTCGTGACGTAGTAACGGCTGCCCTGGAGAGCAACTACGCCTGCATCGTTATTGCCGACCACGGTAATGCCGACATGATGATTAACCCCGACGGCACGCCTAACACGGCTCACACGACGAACCTGGTGCCCTGCATTCTGGCTGATACGGACTACCAGGGCACCCTGACGGATGGCAAGCTGGGCGACATTGCCCCAACGGTACTGGCGCTGATGGGCTTGCCCCAGCCTGCTGATATGACCGGCGTGTCGTTGCTGCAACCTACTGCCGCTCCTACGAATGCATAG
- a CDS encoding secondary thiamine-phosphate synthase enzyme YjbQ, with product MIWIQKRLRLPAVRRGFHLITDVLVAELPELERIKIGTVHFFIQHTSASLSLNENADPTVRHDFEQYFNRAVPENAPYFLHTQEGPDDMPAHLKAATLGTSVTIPITNGELALGTWQGVYLGEHRNHGGRRWIVATLMGTEG from the coding sequence ATGATCTGGATCCAGAAACGCCTGCGCCTGCCCGCCGTACGCCGCGGTTTCCACCTCATCACCGACGTGCTGGTAGCCGAATTGCCCGAGCTGGAGCGTATCAAAATCGGGACGGTACACTTCTTTATTCAGCACACTTCGGCTAGTTTGAGCCTCAACGAAAACGCTGACCCCACCGTCCGCCACGACTTCGAGCAGTATTTCAACCGGGCCGTGCCCGAAAATGCGCCTTACTTCCTGCACACCCAGGAAGGCCCCGATGATATGCCGGCCCATCTGAAAGCCGCTACGCTGGGCACCTCCGTTACCATCCCGATTACCAACGGGGAGCTGGCGCTGGGTACCTGGCAGGGCGTGTACCTGGGTGAGCACCGCAACCACGGTGGCCGCCGCTGGATTGTGGCTACCTTAATGGGCACCGAAGGCTAG
- the prfA gene encoding peptide chain release factor 1 has translation MLDKLEAIRQRYEDVNEQLMQPEAMSDMKRYKTLNKEYKDLGKIVTEYKNYQQVLSNIEGAREVIATEKDEDFRQMAKDELETLLPEQERLETVIKELLIPKDPNDSKDIIMEIRAGAGGDEAAIFAGDLQRMYMRFAERQGWKMELVDATEGTSGGYKEIILAVKGEDVYGKLKFESGVHRVQRVPATETQGRIHTSVASIVVMPEAEELDVQIDMNDVRKDLFMSSGPGGQSVNTTYSAVRLTHLPTGLVAQCQDQKSQLKNFDKALQVLRSRLYEIELAKKNEAEGAQRKSMIGGGDRSDKIRTYNYPQGRVTDHRIGYTVYNLASVMEGNIDDFVEQLRIAESAERLQEGVA, from the coding sequence ATGCTAGATAAACTGGAGGCCATTCGCCAGCGCTACGAAGACGTAAACGAGCAGCTGATGCAGCCCGAGGCCATGAGCGACATGAAGCGCTACAAGACCTTGAATAAAGAGTATAAGGACCTCGGCAAAATCGTGACCGAGTATAAGAATTACCAGCAGGTGCTTTCCAACATCGAGGGCGCCCGTGAAGTTATTGCCACCGAGAAAGACGAGGACTTCCGCCAGATGGCCAAAGACGAGCTCGAAACTCTGCTGCCCGAGCAGGAGCGCCTCGAAACCGTCATCAAGGAGTTGCTGATTCCCAAGGACCCCAACGACTCGAAGGACATTATCATGGAAATCCGGGCCGGGGCCGGGGGCGACGAGGCTGCCATCTTCGCAGGCGACCTGCAGCGCATGTACATGCGCTTTGCCGAGCGCCAGGGCTGGAAAATGGAACTCGTGGACGCTACTGAGGGCACCAGCGGCGGGTACAAGGAAATTATCCTGGCCGTGAAAGGCGAGGACGTGTACGGCAAGCTCAAGTTTGAGTCGGGTGTGCACCGCGTGCAGCGGGTGCCGGCCACCGAAACTCAGGGCCGGATTCACACCTCGGTAGCTTCCATCGTGGTGATGCCCGAGGCTGAGGAACTCGATGTGCAAATCGACATGAACGACGTGCGCAAGGACCTGTTTATGTCGTCGGGCCCAGGTGGTCAGTCCGTAAACACGACCTATTCGGCTGTGCGCCTGACCCACTTGCCCACCGGCCTCGTGGCCCAGTGCCAGGACCAGAAGTCCCAGCTCAAGAACTTCGACAAGGCCCTGCAGGTACTGCGCTCCCGCCTCTACGAAATCGAGCTGGCCAAAAAGAACGAAGCCGAAGGAGCCCAGCGCAAGAGCATGATTGGCGGCGGCGACCGGTCCGACAAAATTCGCACCTATAACTACCCCCAGGGTCGCGTTACCGACCACCGCATTGGCTATACGGTCTATAACCTGGCCAGCGTGATGGAAGGCAACATCGACGACTTCGTCGAGCAACTGCGCATCGCCGAAAGTGCCGAGCGTCTGCAGGAAGGTGTAGCGTAA
- the thrA gene encoding bifunctional aspartate kinase/homoserine dehydrogenase I, translated as MCSFQAKQYAGSKIRGTSVANAANIARVLDIVTAAAQQETTVVVVSALGGITDALIEAGRLAAAGNEEYKERLHHIESRHMDAARELVPVTNQSSVLSLVKKHCNELEGICNGVFLLGELSVRTLDRVMSFGELLSSQLVAASLKARQVAHQWHDSRQLIRTNSQHGFAAVDFAATNQLINDFVASQPEALYLVPGFVAADAQGATTTLGRGGSDYTAAIFAGALGASRLEIWTDVSGMMTADPRLVPHARPIARISYQEAMELSHFGAKVLYPPTIQPVMSQGIPLWIKNTFAPTDHGTLVEVSPPATNHIVRGLSSIGQLALLSLEGSGMVGIPGFSKRLFEALAREKINVILITQSSSEHSISVAINARDAAAAQRSVDEEFAYEIAVGKVDPLHLETDLAIVALVGENMKNHTGISGRLFGALGNNGVNIRAIAQGSSEKNISTVIRAQDVKKAINVLHESFFEATSKQVNLFVVGVGNVGRKLLEQLDRQQAYLQEKLKLNVRVVGVANSRTFALHEHGLAPGQWQQALEQGEPLHLPTLVEAIHARNLRNAVFVDVTASADVAQVYGALLEKSVAVVACNKIACASEYVNYARLKALAQEFNTDFLFETNVGAGLPVIGTLNDLLRSGDVVNRIEAVLSGTLNFVFNHYDGKRPFAEVVRQAQQEGYTEPDPRLDLSGTDVARKILILARETGEKLEMEQIQNVSFLPASCMEGSVEDFYEQLAVHEEHFHGLYEAAAAQGKKLKFVARYADGKASVGLQSIAPGHDFYALHGKDNAVLFYTDRYPEQPLVIKGAGAGAEVTASGVFADIIRTARG; from the coding sequence GTGTGTTCTTTTCAAGCTAAGCAGTATGCAGGTTCTAAAATTCGGGGTACGTCGGTGGCCAATGCAGCCAACATTGCCAGAGTACTTGACATTGTAACGGCTGCGGCCCAGCAGGAAACAACCGTGGTAGTCGTCTCGGCCCTGGGCGGTATTACTGATGCCCTGATTGAAGCCGGCCGCCTGGCCGCTGCCGGTAATGAAGAGTACAAGGAGCGCCTGCACCACATTGAAAGCCGCCACATGGACGCCGCCCGGGAGCTGGTGCCGGTAACCAACCAGAGCAGCGTACTGAGTTTGGTCAAGAAGCACTGCAACGAGCTGGAAGGCATCTGCAACGGCGTATTTCTGCTCGGCGAGCTGAGCGTGCGCACCCTGGATAGGGTTATGAGCTTCGGCGAGCTGCTGTCCTCGCAGCTGGTGGCCGCCAGCTTGAAAGCCCGGCAGGTAGCCCACCAGTGGCACGACAGTCGGCAACTTATCCGCACCAACTCCCAGCACGGCTTTGCCGCCGTCGACTTTGCCGCTACCAACCAGCTCATCAACGACTTTGTAGCCAGCCAGCCCGAAGCCTTATACCTCGTGCCGGGCTTTGTGGCTGCCGACGCCCAGGGTGCTACGACCACGCTGGGCCGGGGCGGCTCCGACTATACCGCCGCCATTTTTGCCGGAGCCCTCGGGGCCAGCCGCCTGGAAATCTGGACCGACGTGAGCGGCATGATGACGGCCGACCCGCGCCTGGTGCCCCACGCCCGGCCCATTGCGCGCATTTCCTACCAGGAGGCCATGGAACTGTCGCACTTTGGGGCCAAGGTGCTGTACCCGCCCACCATTCAGCCGGTGATGAGCCAAGGCATTCCGCTCTGGATCAAAAACACCTTTGCCCCCACCGACCACGGCACTTTGGTTGAGGTAAGCCCGCCGGCTACCAACCACATTGTGCGGGGTTTGTCGAGCATTGGGCAGCTGGCTTTGCTCAGTCTCGAAGGCAGCGGAATGGTGGGCATTCCGGGCTTTTCGAAGCGGCTGTTTGAGGCTCTGGCCCGGGAGAAGATCAACGTGATTCTCATCACCCAAAGCTCCTCGGAGCATTCCATCAGCGTGGCCATCAACGCCCGCGACGCCGCAGCGGCCCAACGCTCCGTGGACGAGGAGTTTGCCTACGAAATAGCCGTGGGCAAAGTAGACCCGCTGCACCTGGAAACCGACCTGGCCATCGTGGCTTTGGTGGGGGAGAACATGAAAAACCATACCGGCATCAGCGGGCGTCTGTTTGGGGCCTTGGGCAACAATGGCGTGAACATTCGGGCCATTGCCCAGGGCTCGTCGGAAAAGAATATTTCGACGGTTATCCGGGCCCAGGACGTGAAAAAGGCCATCAACGTGCTGCACGAATCCTTTTTTGAGGCGACCAGCAAGCAGGTGAATCTCTTCGTGGTGGGCGTGGGCAACGTGGGCCGCAAGCTCCTGGAGCAGCTCGACCGGCAGCAGGCCTACCTCCAGGAAAAGCTCAAGCTGAACGTGCGCGTGGTAGGCGTGGCCAACAGCCGCACGTTTGCCCTGCACGAGCACGGCCTAGCTCCCGGCCAGTGGCAACAGGCTCTGGAACAGGGCGAGCCGCTGCATTTGCCCACCTTGGTTGAAGCTATTCACGCCCGCAACCTGCGCAACGCCGTGTTTGTGGATGTGACGGCCAGCGCCGACGTGGCCCAGGTGTACGGCGCGCTGCTTGAGAAAAGCGTAGCCGTGGTGGCCTGCAATAAGATTGCCTGCGCCTCGGAATACGTCAACTACGCCCGGCTCAAGGCCCTGGCCCAGGAGTTCAACACCGATTTTCTGTTCGAAACCAACGTGGGCGCTGGGCTGCCCGTCATTGGCACGCTGAACGATTTGCTGCGTAGCGGCGACGTGGTCAACCGGATTGAGGCAGTGCTATCGGGTACTTTGAATTTCGTATTCAACCACTACGACGGCAAGCGGCCCTTTGCCGAGGTGGTGCGCCAAGCCCAGCAGGAAGGCTACACCGAACCCGACCCCCGCCTGGACCTGAGCGGCACCGACGTGGCCCGCAAAATCCTGATTCTGGCCCGCGAAACCGGCGAGAAGCTGGAAATGGAGCAGATTCAGAACGTGTCGTTCTTGCCCGCCTCGTGCATGGAAGGCAGCGTGGAGGACTTCTACGAGCAACTGGCCGTACACGAGGAGCATTTTCACGGCCTCTACGAAGCGGCAGCGGCCCAGGGCAAGAAGCTCAAATTTGTGGCCCGCTACGCCGACGGCAAGGCCAGCGTGGGGTTGCAGTCCATAGCGCCTGGCCACGACTTTTACGCCCTGCACGGCAAAGACAACGCGGTGCTGTTCTACACCGACCGGTATCCGGAACAACCCTTGGTGATTAAGGGGGCCGGTGCTGGCGCCGAGGTAACGGCCTCGGGCGTCTTTGCCGACATCATCCGCACGGCCCGGGGGTAG
- a CDS encoding homoserine kinase, whose translation MSASITVLAPATVANVVCGFDVLGFALATPTDTMHLRLTNTPGVTIINEDDYDLPTEPTRNVAGAALLALLREAPAGTGIEVRIQKNIKPGSGIGSSAASAAGAVVGANELLGNPFSKEDLVRFAMFGEEVASGVQHADNIAPAIYGGVTLIRATEPRPDIVTLPAPELHVTVVHPQIEVKTSDARQILKKEVLLKDAIRQWGNVGGLVAGLLKSDYDLIGRSLEDVIIEPVRSILIPGFAAVKEQSRLAGALGGGISGSGPSIFMLSRTEETARAVAQSMQQIYTDLGIDFHTYVTRISPGGVQVVPTEQLQPNAVL comes from the coding sequence ATGTCTGCTTCCATCACCGTGCTGGCTCCGGCCACCGTGGCCAACGTCGTCTGCGGCTTCGACGTGCTGGGCTTTGCCCTGGCTACGCCTACCGACACCATGCACTTGCGCCTGACCAACACGCCGGGCGTAACCATCATCAACGAGGATGACTACGACCTGCCCACCGAGCCCACGCGCAACGTGGCCGGGGCCGCCCTGTTGGCCTTGCTGCGCGAAGCTCCGGCCGGCACTGGCATTGAGGTCCGGATTCAGAAGAACATCAAGCCCGGCAGTGGCATCGGCAGCAGCGCCGCCAGTGCCGCCGGCGCCGTAGTGGGAGCCAACGAGCTGCTGGGTAACCCGTTCAGCAAAGAAGACTTAGTGCGCTTTGCCATGTTCGGGGAAGAAGTAGCCTCCGGCGTGCAGCACGCCGACAACATTGCCCCGGCCATCTACGGCGGCGTCACGCTGATTCGGGCCACCGAGCCCCGGCCCGACATCGTGACGTTGCCCGCTCCCGAGCTGCACGTGACGGTGGTGCATCCGCAGATCGAGGTCAAGACTTCTGATGCCCGCCAGATTCTCAAAAAGGAAGTTTTGCTCAAGGACGCCATCCGGCAGTGGGGCAACGTGGGCGGGCTGGTGGCAGGTCTGCTCAAAAGCGACTACGACCTGATTGGCCGCTCCCTGGAAGACGTCATCATTGAGCCCGTGCGCAGCATTCTGATTCCGGGATTTGCGGCCGTGAAAGAGCAGAGCCGACTGGCTGGAGCCTTGGGCGGCGGCATTTCCGGGTCGGGGCCGTCCATCTTTATGCTCAGCCGCACCGAGGAAACGGCCCGGGCTGTAGCCCAGTCCATGCAGCAGATTTACACCGATTTAGGCATTGATTTTCACACCTACGTCACCCGCATCAGCCCCGGTGGGGTGCAGGTAGTGCCCACCGAGCAGCTTCAGCCCAATGCAGTATTATAG
- the thrC gene encoding threonine synthase, with translation MQYYSLKHQAPSVDFRAATIAGQAPDGGLYFPETIPRFSPELLADLKTLPKAELALQVMQPYVGDTIPAAELARICAETVDFPFPVVSVTEQIAALELFHGPTLAFKDVGARFMSRCLGYFSRQQTSRITVLVATSGDTGGAVANGFLGVDGVDVVILYPSGKVSPVQERQLTALGQNITALEVQGDFDDCQQLVKQAFTDSAVNSHLTLTSANSINVARWLPQQLYYIYAWQQWQHPEPPVVAVPSGNFGNLCAGLLAYVSGLPVQHFVAACNANDAVASYLRTGDFAAKAAVATLSNAMDVGNPSNFTRILELFAQSHTTISQLIHGCTVSDATTSTTIEQVYQQTGYLLDPHGAVAFHALQEYLQSRPGQHGLFLETAHPVKFPEVVEPLIGQAIALPESLHELMRQPKQSIRLEARYEALREYLLAR, from the coding sequence ATGCAGTATTATAGCCTCAAGCACCAGGCCCCGAGCGTCGACTTCCGGGCCGCCACCATTGCCGGCCAAGCGCCCGATGGCGGCTTGTACTTCCCAGAAACCATTCCGCGCTTCTCGCCCGAGCTACTTGCTGACCTCAAGACCCTGCCCAAAGCCGAGCTGGCCTTGCAGGTGATGCAGCCCTACGTAGGCGACACGATACCCGCCGCCGAGCTGGCCCGCATCTGCGCCGAAACCGTGGACTTCCCGTTTCCGGTGGTGTCCGTCACGGAGCAGATTGCGGCTCTGGAGCTGTTTCACGGCCCGACCTTGGCGTTCAAGGACGTGGGGGCGCGATTTATGAGCCGCTGTCTGGGCTACTTTTCGCGCCAGCAAACCAGCAGAATAACCGTGCTGGTAGCTACGTCCGGCGACACGGGCGGGGCCGTCGCCAACGGATTTCTGGGCGTAGATGGCGTGGACGTAGTCATTCTCTACCCTTCGGGCAAGGTGAGTCCGGTGCAGGAGCGGCAGCTGACGGCCCTGGGTCAGAACATTACGGCCTTGGAAGTGCAGGGCGACTTCGACGACTGTCAGCAACTGGTCAAGCAGGCTTTTACCGATTCGGCCGTGAATAGCCACCTGACCCTGACCTCAGCCAATTCCATCAATGTAGCCCGCTGGCTGCCCCAGCAGCTGTATTATATCTACGCCTGGCAGCAGTGGCAGCACCCCGAGCCGCCGGTGGTGGCCGTGCCCAGCGGCAACTTCGGTAACCTTTGCGCCGGACTGCTGGCCTACGTGTCGGGTTTGCCGGTGCAGCACTTTGTGGCGGCCTGCAACGCCAACGACGCCGTGGCCAGCTACCTGCGCACCGGCGACTTTGCTGCCAAAGCCGCCGTGGCTACTCTTTCCAACGCCATGGACGTGGGCAACCCCAGCAACTTTACCCGCATTTTAGAGCTGTTTGCCCAAAGCCACACCACCATCAGCCAGCTCATTCACGGCTGCACCGTGAGCGACGCCACGACCAGCACCACCATCGAGCAGGTGTACCAGCAAACCGGCTACCTGCTCGACCCGCACGGCGCCGTCGCCTTTCACGCTCTCCAGGAGTACCTGCAAAGCCGGCCGGGGCAACATGGGCTGTTTCTGGAAACAGCCCACCCAGTAAAGTTTCCGGAGGTTGTCGAGCCGCTGATTGGGCAGGCCATTGCCCTACCCGAGTCCTTGCACGAGCTGATGCGTCAACCCAAGCAGAGCATACGGCTAGAGGCGCGCTACGAGGCGTTGCGGGAGTATTTGCTGGCCCGCTAG
- a CDS encoding c-type heme family protein has product MRPAFPAFSSGILALSLLLTGCRPDQIEHIENGKQIATTLENMAVKRILPADFLRATRWAGDSLTGQADRELRRLLADKLQAGGVASALPYCRPEAYASTDSLSLVLLATPGRLSSRPRNPQNQAPISAAELRPDTARLIKRLTADVFEYQRPILLSDAQCLRCHGEVGKDVAAADYALIKQKYPQDQATGYQLGDAMGVWRVSFARNGIAEFYTMKTRKVMKPRKPLF; this is encoded by the coding sequence ATGCGCCCTGCTTTCCCCGCGTTTTCCTCCGGAATTTTGGCTTTGAGCCTGCTGTTGACGGGCTGCCGGCCCGACCAGATTGAGCACATCGAAAACGGGAAGCAAATTGCCACGACCCTGGAAAACATGGCCGTGAAGCGCATTCTACCCGCCGACTTCCTACGGGCTACCCGCTGGGCCGGCGACTCGCTCACCGGCCAGGCCGACCGGGAACTGCGCCGCCTGCTGGCCGATAAGCTGCAAGCCGGCGGAGTGGCTTCAGCCTTGCCCTACTGCCGCCCCGAAGCCTACGCCTCCACCGACTCCCTGTCCCTGGTGCTGCTAGCCACGCCGGGCCGACTCTCGTCCCGCCCGCGCAATCCACAGAATCAGGCCCCCATATCTGCTGCTGAGCTGCGCCCCGACACGGCCCGACTTATCAAGCGGCTTACGGCGGACGTGTTTGAATACCAGCGCCCGATTTTGTTGAGCGACGCGCAGTGCCTGCGCTGCCACGGCGAGGTGGGCAAGGACGTTGCGGCGGCTGACTATGCTCTTATCAAGCAAAAATATCCGCAGGACCAGGCCACCGGCTACCAGCTCGGCGACGCTATGGGCGTGTGGCGGGTGAGCTTTGCCCGCAACGGCATTGCGGAGTTCTACACCATGAAAACCCGCAAGGTGATGAAGCCCCGCAAGCCACTGTTTTAG
- a CDS encoding NAD(P)/FAD-dependent oxidoreductase: MSQTSATPIIIIGAGMAGLTCANYLHRAGRPVLVLDAADAVGGRVRTDVTPEGFRLDRGFQVLQTRYPEVQRLLDYGALQLRAFRSGAAIRLADGRQTTLVNPLDQPLAAFSALASPIGTLADKLRILALAKRVKTSTNQELLDFPSADTLTYLRQNGWSEQIIDSFFRPFFGGVYLDRSLSTGSNFFEFVFKQFVEGDAAIPALGIQQIPEQLAARLPVGSLRLNTAVSSVQGNTVQLASGETLAAAAVVVATDGEAAARLLPTSRLSFPTAWRRTTCTYFATDESPVKADKLLRLNAAPNTLAHNVAFPSHVAPDYAPAGRTLISVSTHGPQVLSEEELTTYLREDLSIWFGPEARRWQHLRTYYIPQALPVYPGGQPPHQPLQLAQNLYRCGDYTAYPSLNAAMATGREVAEALLAS, encoded by the coding sequence ATGAGCCAGACTTCAGCTACTCCCATCATTATTATCGGGGCCGGAATGGCGGGCCTTACCTGCGCCAACTACCTGCACCGCGCGGGCCGGCCCGTGCTGGTTCTCGACGCGGCTGATGCCGTGGGCGGCCGGGTCCGCACCGACGTTACACCCGAAGGCTTCCGCCTCGACCGGGGCTTTCAAGTGCTCCAAACCCGCTATCCGGAAGTGCAGCGCCTGCTGGATTATGGCGCGTTACAGTTACGGGCATTTCGCTCGGGCGCCGCCATTCGCCTGGCCGACGGGCGGCAGACTACCCTGGTAAATCCGCTGGACCAGCCCCTGGCTGCATTTTCGGCCCTGGCTTCACCCATCGGTACTCTGGCCGATAAGCTGCGTATTCTGGCGTTAGCTAAGCGCGTCAAGACCAGCACCAACCAGGAACTGCTCGATTTTCCCTCCGCTGATACCCTTACTTACCTGCGGCAGAACGGCTGGAGCGAGCAAATCATTGACTCCTTCTTCCGGCCGTTTTTCGGTGGCGTGTATCTGGACCGCAGCCTGAGCACAGGCAGCAACTTTTTCGAGTTTGTCTTCAAGCAATTCGTGGAAGGCGATGCAGCCATTCCGGCTCTGGGCATACAGCAGATTCCCGAGCAGCTGGCCGCCCGCCTGCCCGTCGGGAGCCTCCGACTCAACACGGCCGTAAGCAGTGTGCAGGGCAACACGGTTCAGCTGGCTTCGGGCGAAACCTTGGCGGCGGCAGCGGTTGTCGTAGCTACCGATGGCGAGGCGGCAGCCCGGCTGCTGCCCACTTCCCGGCTGTCTTTTCCCACGGCTTGGCGTCGCACTACCTGCACGTATTTTGCTACCGATGAGTCGCCGGTGAAGGCCGATAAACTGCTGCGCCTCAACGCCGCGCCCAATACGCTGGCTCACAACGTGGCCTTCCCTAGTCACGTTGCCCCCGATTATGCCCCGGCCGGCCGCACCCTGATTTCGGTAAGTACTCACGGCCCGCAGGTTTTGTCGGAAGAAGAGCTTACCACATATTTGCGCGAAGACCTGAGTATTTGGTTTGGCCCCGAAGCCCGGCGCTGGCAGCACCTGCGCACCTACTACATTCCCCAGGCCCTGCCCGTGTACCCGGGTGGGCAGCCCCCACACCAGCCGCTGCAACTGGCTCAAAATCTCTACCGCTGCGGCGACTACACCGCGTATCCGTCCCTAAACGCCGCCATGGCCACGGGCCGGGAAGTGGCCGAAGCCCTGCTGGCATCTTAG